The Cricetulus griseus strain 17A/GY chromosome 9, alternate assembly CriGri-PICRH-1.0, whole genome shotgun sequence genome has a segment encoding these proteins:
- the Znf296 gene encoding zinc finger protein 296 isoform X2 produces MQEERSAADTLRPGPGGQRAGPGGGVWPRRLAREAPPRWAEPPQGAARVKSSARVSAGHSPGRPAAERLVWLDLPSRSPMSRRKAGFVPRRVEPEPEPEPEPGRDDMEEMSQDFIDVKPGRDAGGVFTLRPWSPKDVSLLPGPLRPDAAPRPFEIPSPLEPGPSDRQPCTDKHPDLLTCGRCQQTFPLEAIIAFVEHKKLGCQPLQRSGPISDSKELKILSCLKCGRQFAGAWKLLHHAQWDHGLFIYQTESEASPSPLLDLAAVAAAVSAAPVEDKPPPASSAARQSPTCTVCKKTLSSLSNLKVHMRSHTGERPYACDQCSYACAQSSKLNRHKKTHRQPTPGSPAAPAASRGISPAAPPEPADHAAAPASTLPHQAEKAGAAATAGIQEPGAPGSGAQEGPGVDWGATTKAQRTDPIKTEKTTPRKTPKSTGKSRGPGGTCEFCGKHFANISNLTVHRRSHTGERPYACDQCSYACAQSSKLKRHQRMHGAGPGSTRFKCPRCFVPFGLQATLDKHLWQKHPEMVSA; encoded by the exons ATGCAGGAAGAG CGCAGCGCAGCGGACACTTTGCGCCCTGGTCCAGGGGGGCAGCGGGCTGGGCCGGGGGGTGGGGTTTGGCCGCGGCGACTGGCCCGCGAGGCCCCGCCCCGATGGGCGGAGCCACCGCAGGGAGCAGCACGTGTAAAAAGTTCGGCGCGGGTCTCGGCGGGCCACTCACCTGGGCGCCCGGCCGCCGAGCGCCTTGTCTGGCTGGACTTGCCCTCGCGCTCGCCCATGTCCCGCCGCAAAGCCGGCTTCGTGCCGCGCCGAGTGGAGCCTGAGCCCGAGCCCGAGCCCGAGCCTGGCCGAGACGACATGGAGGAGATGTCCCAGGACTTCATTGATGTGAAGCCCGGGCGCGACGCCGGGGGGGTCTTCACCCTGCGGCCCTGGTCCCCGAAGGACGTGTCCTTGCTGCCGGGGCCCCTCCGTCCCGACGCCGCCCCGCGCCCCTTCGAGATCCCCAGCCCGCTGGAACCCGGACCTTCCG ATCGCCAGCCCTGCACGGACAAGCACCCAGATCTGTTGACCTGCGGCCGCTGCCAACAGACCTTCCCGTTGGAGGCCATCATCGCTTTCGTGGAGCACAAAAAACTCGGCTGTCAGCCCCTCCAGCGCAGCGGCCCCATTTCAG ACTCCAAGGAGCTGAAGATTCTGAGCTGCCTAAAATGTGGTAGACAGTTTGCTGGGGCTTGGAAGCTGCTGCACCATGCGCAGTGGGATCACGGGCTATTCATCTACCAGACAGAATCAGAAGCCTCACCATCCCCGTTGCTGGACCTAGCTGCAGTGGCTGCGGCTGTGTCAGCAGCCCCAGTTGAGGACAAGCCCCCCCCAGCGAGCAGTGCTGCCCGCCAGAGCCCCACCTGCACGGTGTGCAAGAAGACCCTCAGCTCTTTGAGCAACCTCAAGGTCCACATGCGTTCACACACTGGCGAGCGGCCCTATGCCTGTGACCAGTGTTCCTATGCCTGCGCCCAAAGCAGCAAGCTCAACAGACACAAGAAGACCCACCGGCAGCCGACCCCTGGGAGTCCTGCCGCCCCTGCCGCCAGCAGGGGGATCTCCCCAGCAGCCCCTCCAGAGCCAGCGGACCATGCAGCTGCTCCAGCCAGCACACTCCCACACCAGGCGGAGAAGGCTGGAGCTGCAGCCACAGCAGGAATTCAGGAAcctggggcccctggcagtggcgCTCAAGAAGGCCCAGGTGTTGACTGGGGAGCCACTACCAAAGCACAAAGGACTGACCCTATAAAGACTGAGAAGACAACACCCAGGAAGACCCCCAAGTCCACAGGCAAGAGCCGAGGGCCTGGGGGAACCTGTGAGTTCTGTGGGAAGCACTTTGCCAACATCAGCAACCTGACAGTACACCGTCGCTCACACACAGGTGAACGGCCCTATGCCTGTGACCAGTGTTCTTATGCCTGTGCCCAAAGCAGTAAGCTCAAGCGACACCAGCGCATGCATGGTGCGGGTCCTGGCAGCACCAGATTTAAGTGCCCACGTTGCTTTGTGCCGTTTGGCCTACAGGCCACACTGGACAAACACCTGTGGCAGAAACACCCAGAGATGGTCTCAGCATAG